A region of the Anolis carolinensis isolate JA03-04 chromosome 1, rAnoCar3.1.pri, whole genome shotgun sequence genome:
gggcaagtttttttaaaatttttatctcACTTTTATCCTGATTTAGGGACTCAGTGCAGCAAATTTAGTGTGATCATGTTGCTTTCTGAGAAATGGGCATTTTGGGACCATGGCCACCATTTTATTATAAATGTATCCATGACACTCTCAAAAATGCCAAACGGGGCCACCAGCTTCATGCCTCAAAGGTAAATTGGGAGTCTGGTCAAGGAACCTCATCAAAAAGGAACATGGGACAGACAGTGTCTTGTCAAAGTCTTAATTTCACTCATCgctttaatttatatatttttggttTCTCATAGTTTAAGATGATTGTTACTGAAATGTCAGAATcaggttgagcatctctcatctgaaaatctgaaaaactccaaaatccaaaaatgtccactttggtggctgagatagtgacacctttgctttctggtggttcaatgtacacaaattttgtttcaagcagaaaattatttgttgaaaatattgtttatataatTACCTCCAAACTATATGTGGAATGTGtctataaaaaaattaatgaattttgtgtttaggcaCGGctacaagatatctcattatgtatatataaacattccaaaaatctgaaatccaaacacttctggtcctggATGCTTAACTTGTATATGCTCCAATCTTCCTGATCTCGAGACACATATAACTTATATGTActcttttcttttggttttttaacctgaaaatccTGATAGCTCTAATAAGGAAAGCTAAAACAAGAGATTTCCCCACCTTTTAAGCCAAACATTCTTTCAAAACAATTTGCACAGCTTTCAACGCTTGCCTGAGCCAGTTTTTCACTGGGTCATCTGCTTTAGTCAGTGGGAACAGAAAGATCAATTGCCAGGGTCGAAAGGGGCAGTTACCATGACATTTGTGGCAACCACTTCTCTGGAACTCTGCTTGCTGTTGTTCTCGGCTTTGTGTtataaacagaaaaagaaaaatcgtTCTGTTGGTATAATGGTTTCTACGTACACAAAAGTCCTAACTGGCCAGTACCACAAATGTAGGGTAACCAGTTGGGATGGGAGAAACAAGAACCTTTAATAGTTGTccagggctgcatctacacttacCAAAATAATCCAGAAAACTGTGCTCCGGAGCTGCCCCGATGCTGTACAGGAGCATTCCCAGAGCCCATTTGGTGTCCAGATGACTGGCTGAGCCAACAGCATATTCAGAGAGCTGCCATCACAGTTTCGCTGGCCAAAAGCAGCTCCCCGTCAGAGCCTTGCTGGCAATGTTCCTTCTGATGGGTCACAAAAGAGCACTCAGCCATGTGACCAGCAGAAGCGACGTTGCCAGTAAGGCTGTGTCAGAGTTGGATCTATTAGATGTGCGGACACTGGATAGAGCCAGATCCAGCCAAATCCTGCTGTCCACACGTCAAAAATAACAGAATTACTCCACAATGATTCTGGAGTAAATTCAATTTCCCCTCATTCTGGATTAGCAACTGGAAGGTTTCTTTGTGCTGGAGATCCCAGATGCATAGCAAGTGGATTTGCCATAGCATTTGCAAAGTATTTACTTTATTTCACCCTTGTAGATGCCGCCCAAATCAAGTATGTTTGAGCAGAAATAGTGTTTGGGGGAAACATCACCTGTTAACATTCTTTCTTCTGCACTTCTATTAATGTTGCCATGAtataaccagagccggccctaggtatttttcaagtgtaggcaaacagaattttgccccccccccaaccaatcactgaaaaataaaagcgttggataagtgaaaatgttggataataaggagggattaagtaaaagcctattaaatatcaaattacattaagattttactaattaagcaccaaaacattatgttttacaaaaaaatcaacagaaaaagcagtctcgactgcgcccccgtatgttttgcgcctcaAGCAACcgtttaattcgcctcattgttggaccggctctggataTAACATACCTACAGTAAAACTACAGAGAGGCAAGTGGGCGCACAGTGGTGTATATGAAGCCTAGATTGTATTTCTTTTATGGCTTCAGTTGCACTGGGGTACAGATATAATAGGGGCAAAATATGGACATTGCCTCCTAAAATAAGAATTCAACCGTTCTCTCATGATATTTTTCTTGGGTTCACAAATTTCTAGCTTTGCAGAGAGTGATACTGTTGTGTTTTCATCCTCTTGAtacctctgcctcctcctccttgtctttAGGTGCCTAAATGCTATTTCTACATGCTCATCTGAAATGTTAAGGTATTGAAATATTAGAAATTTTGGGATCAAGAAAAATGTAATGGAGAAGACAAAATTCCTATTTGGGGGGAGGGAGTAATACCTTTATTCCCCCCTCCATGAGTTATACTACCGAGTTGCATCCTTTATTCATGCTTACTTGAAAGCAAACTCCTTTGGACGAAGACATTACACtcttatagcactattattccactttaactcccatggcaacATTCTGCGGAATCGTTGGATTTGCAGTTTTGGGAGGAGACACTTGGGATTTTCAGACAGAGAGCTCTTTGACTTCATGAAACTAGGACTTCATAACACACAATAAAataagcatttctacacatttaagaagtgGCAACctacggagcccatcacatgacgcaagcTTCAACTATGGGTTCCAGGTATATCACGATTTCTAAAGTGTGGTTTTTTTCCCATTACTCCTAAGCTGATTGGCAATTGAAATAAAGACGTGAAGGGAATCTCCCCTTGCCCATTTGTAAATAAAATAGCCATGTTATAGTGGAGGAAGAAGTTGAGATGggcagtattgtttcctttcttccgTCATTACCATTTTGGAATTGAGGAGGAAGAAATGGTAATTGATCTCTTTTCAAAcgtaaaataaatgcatttcgTTTTTTAAAAGAGTTATCTGTGCTTATATAGTAAATTAAATATGCCATATACATCAGGGGATCATAATGTCATCTTCACCTGTCTCCCGTGTAATGGCAAATCAAATTGATAAAAAAAGTGGAAAAAAGGATTAGGTGAAATGGGGTTGGAAAATCTTCTGTCTAATTTCAAAACAGGGTGTGgagaagcttaagggaaaaccaacGATCGCAAACATTTTACTTATCCTGTGGGACGAAGTCTCTAGAAactccagaattccacaggatgttacCAGGACCATTAAAGTAGAACATAACCCACAACAATGTAGAATTGAAAAAGAGTGCTGATGTGTCgctaaactacatatcccaggattccataacattcagcCACAGTAGTTGAGGTGGTATGaaactattaattctacagtgtagatgcgtccTAAATTAGATTGCATAAAATGTGCAGAATCTGGCTGCAAGCACAGAATTCAAAGATCAagcgcccttccagacaggccctagatCCCAggatttatctcagattatctggcagtaaggactcacataatccagtttaatgcagaaaacctgggatcagatcctgggatatagcgcctgtctggaagggcccaaagaataATAATGAACAGGAAGGGAGAAAAATACATGCTGGAGCCTcatatttccttctttacctacGTCTGTATACAAAGTTTAGAAATTTGAAGCTTCCCGCAGTGGGAAAAGAGGATCACCTTGCCAATTTTCTCTTTCTATTCTCTGAGACCTGTCTACAAAATTAGAAGAACTCTCTCAGGCTGAGCATACTGTGCAGAAAGAAAGGCTGCACCTGCTCCTTAATTTGGTCAGAATACGTTTTCATCCCCAGTGCCCTGAACGGATGCACACAGAATTTCCAAAGATTAATTTTAAACCATATATTGGGCAGACTTTGTTCTTAAAGGAAAGAGCAGTAACATGATCCCTGTGGTGACAAATGAAAGCTGTTTCCAGCCCCTCCATTCTTTTTGTTTAATGCAGCCGAAACGTGCATCCATCTCACACTCCAGGTCAGCATTAGATCAAATATCACAACTGGGAAAGAAAAAAGGTGAAAACCCAAAAGATCACTGCAAAAAGACACAAGAAAAATACTAAGGCTTGGCCTTCATTTTattgaaaagagaagaaaagttaTGGGGGAGAGGGGGTAAAACTGGAAGAGGGGCTCGTGAACCAGCCTGTTTCCACACTGGAACTCAAGATGGCTCTGAAACTGATGCAAGCCCTATGTCCTCATCCCAGACAGTCCCCAGAAATTGAATGGGGCAAGCAGCAGACACAACTTTCTCCAACCATCCCAGAAAGAAAGGTCACCAAAATTGTAAAACCATATGTACCCAACAGGTGTAGAATAGATGTTTTCCTCATATTTCCAGATCTATTACAGGGAGCAGAATCAGCTACCTGTTGACTTCCAGTTGACTCAACTCAAGAAGCTCAAAACAACTTCCAGATGATCCAACAGCTGACTCAGTTTTGTTAGTCACCTTCTTCCTCACTGTTATCCACTGAGCTGATTATTGATCCTGGAGCTGCTCCACTTCATGGATCCACCTGTCTGGACTTTATGGTCTGCTCTCTCGCACCTTGGCACCAAGACTGCTGTTTGTCTTGTCTTACTCCACCATTGTCCTTATCTTAGCCCAAGGAAATTCCAAATTCCAGCAGCATATCTGTGCAAcgggaggaagggaagagggtCACTCACAAACTTTCTGAAAGGAGCAGCACTGACTCCATAAGGCTCAGTAGAGACTCCTTAGTCCTTCTTTACATCTGATCCTAAGGATCACAGACTGAAGGTATTACTTGTTGCCCAGTGTGTGGAAACACAATGTGTCATGTGTTCTCCTGACCCAGTCCCTCTGGGCAGggagtctgattctggggtttcaAGAGATGCATGACAGGCTGCTGCTGGGAAGTGGTGTTATGTGGTTGTGGGTCTGTGGTGCCAGATCCTGCCGGCGTGTGGTGCAAGTGCTTCCTGTACTGCACAAACATGCAGACCTTGAGAGCAATAGCCAGCACGTTCTTCCCCATGAAGATACCAGAGACACGGATGTCCTTGAAGAACACCATGTTACTACCACGAATGAAGATGGTGGTGATGTTGATGGTGAGCATGCTCAGCATTGGGTAGAGCATCATGCGGTGTGGCACAATGCTGATTCCTTGCATGCTTATTTCGCAAAGTGAGACACATGGGAGGACCAAGAGAAGGATGTAGCAGTAGAAGAACATCAGGCCTTCGGCCCAAATGGGAAGCCCTTTCTTCTGGGGCTCCCAGAGGTTGGCCTGGATATCCAGCACATCCAGCATGTCGACAATGACCCAGAAGAGACGGTTACGAAGGTCCTCCTTCTTCTTGAACGTCCTGACATACTCCATGTGCTCTGTCGCCACCAGCAACACATAGAGGGCTGGTATACAGATGGACAGCAGAAGAGTCAATGCTTTGCGGGCCATGAGATCCAAGCTTTTACGGTCCGCTTTATAGTTCTGataaatgaagtagactttgatttCCAGGACAAAGACGTACAGGAACCAAAGGATCATGGCATAGCCTCGCTTGGCTGTCCTCACCTCAGCCCCAACCCAAACTGCCACATACCTCAGTATAATGAGGAAGCAAATGTCTCCAACCGAGACCATGATGCAAATGCCCAATTTCCTGGAGCCTTGGTTTTGTTCCACCAAATAGGCGTCCATCAGCACCATGCTACTCATGATGAGTGTGGTGGATAGGCAGACGTGGGGTTTGTTGATGGGCGGGGGAGGAACCATCCTGAAATAAGGAACACATACATACTCATTAGTCAAACAGGCTGGGATTCATGCTAAAGCACAGCCCTGCATTATACTCACTCTTGAAAGACTGGATGCTCTGCGTCTTTTGTTGGGAATGCCTTCTCTCCATCTCTCAGCATCTAATGACCCTTCAACTGCACGTTGCAAATTCATCTGTCCTTATTTCTCAGGGGAACTCTAGGACTCTgcacacagatttttaaaattcaagcTAGCCTGAATGCACTAAATTTGCATTCCAAGCAATAATATACAATATGAAGGTAATAGCAGGGCTGCCTCTACCTATAGGCAGAGTGATGGAAGCAGCAGACCGAGGATGTCATGAAAAAGCAGAAAACTGTCAGTTATTTAACTCATTGTTTTACTGCCAGAGACAAGCAAGAGGtgcttgtgggatttcctgccttgtagaGAGAAGTAAAACCTAGATTGGCTTGGGGTATTATGCCTTTAAAGTGAATGAGGGGGAAAAGTCATTTACAGCTTTGCCTCAAGCAGCAAAATGTATCCAGTTAGCCTTGGATAATACTACTTCAGGTGTATCCAGACCGATTATAAAGACCAGAATGCCtctgattttgttgtattttattttgaagatCCATACCCAATTTGTTTATCCCAGAGTATTTTCTGTCAGCTTCTGGTACAATCAGAGACTTTTTCTATGGGCTCCTCAAGTTGGTTTATTTAACCCAAGAAAATTTTTTTGgagagaacaggaacaaaatctgggactttttAATCAATACGGATACAAATTTTATCCTGAGCCCTTAGAGAGAAAGAAGTAATCAATATAAAGCATAGAGATGGATTCTTAAGTCCTGCTGGATGAATGGAAGAGTTCCTTCTGTCAGAGGGACTCTAATCCACTGCAGGCTTTCACTGGAAGAGGAGACAGAAGATATtatttttaaccaattttttCTTCCAGATCCAACAACCTTTTCTAACAGAGGTGTGTGGCCTGTAGGTGGAAGGTGTATTGGTAAAAAATTCCTTTCTTACTCTGCCAATGGAAACAGCTAGGCCCATTAGTACAATTCCTCTGAGGACATTGAGTACAGATTGAGCATTCTTCATCCAgatttccaaaatacaaaatactccaaaattgttcacatagatgggtggttcccagcctgtggtccatagaccaccagtggtccccaaaaactacaatatggtccatggcctcaccttTATGACACTGTTGCAACAATagcgactggtctcgcgaaactctCTCGTAGTACCAAGGCAACATGGATTTtgggaagggagaggctgactacccacgaaaggcacaacaacaagcctcctgactgctgcttctcctcctcctctctccccctgagcagagctgttccttgtggcgcctggaagtgggggtgccttggtgtctttgtttttaggcctgttcctggagttatttggggtgctgattcagaaaattgcattggatagaccacatcagctctagattattaaaaatggttttctatgggcgagtagatggcgactactgggtggcatatgttctgtatcagaaactagagctaatgtggtctatccgatgcaattttcttaatcagcaccccagataaccaaactgaatctaaagttgatcaaaaactgatttataacccttttggtactaatgttggagagtggcccctggtcaaaagaaggttgggaatcactgacacAGATAGTTGAAATAATGACACCTTTGATTTCTGATGGCCAATGTATACCAATGTATaccaactttatttcatgcacaaaagtatttgAAATGCTGCATACAATTACCTCCATATATAAGGAGGTATATAAAACATACATAAACCATAAATGAATTCAATGTTTAGATTTGATCCCATTTCCAAgcttttttctgtgtgtgtgtcaggagcaaccggagttgcttctggagtgagagaattggccgtctgcaaggacattgcccaggggacgcctggatgttttgatgttttaccatccttgtgggaggcttctctcatgtccccgcatggagctggagctgatagagggagctcatccacactctccctgggtgggattctaacttggcagctttcaggtcagcaacccaaccttcaagtcacgaggcttttatcccctaggccactggaggctccatctccaagctttcatgtatgtatgcaaatacaggtattccaaaatccaaaaatattcaTAACTagtctggttccaagcatttctgaTAAGGGGTACTCAACTAGAATTAGTCTAAGCCCAAGCCATTGTTTTTAATGACGAAAATAGGCTAACTGCGGCTGGAAAAATACTTAATGCTTGATTAGAGCTGATATAtacccagatttatttatttatgttaattTATCAACTGCTTGTCATTTAAGGGAAAAATCATGAGCTGTGTAAGGAGAAATAACATCACAAAATGAGAAGGGGAAAATAAGCCCATACAAACTACAAAAACAATCATATTAACAAACTCTTAGCTGATAATTTAATTAAGGGATGCTTGTTTGAATAAAAATGTCTCTAGCAGATGCAGGAAGCAAAGAAGTGTTGGCCATGTGCCTGACCTCAGCAGGTAGGGACTTCTACAGAGCGAAAGCCGGTACGCTAAAAACCATACTCCAAATTGATTTCAGAACAATATGGAACATCTCTATCCAGAAAGACATGTTAAAGGACCGTCCCAATGTGCGGGGAACAGAGCTGTAATTCCTGAGTGAATTGATTGTGAAATCTTTAGATAGAAACAATGGTGAAGAAGCTTCATCGGACATGTAACCACAATGCTGTGGATATTGTCTATCTCCCAATCCAAGCTCTGAAACTCACCTTGAAATTTGGGTTTCACTATTGAGTTCTATGTGGCTGGCAAGCAAGGTGTTGAAGGATGTTGCACCCAAACCTTTTCATCCAGCAAGTGGATGTccatctagcacaggcatgggcaaacgtgggatctccaggtgttttggacttcaactcccacaattcctaacagcctcaggtctcttccttttcccccttaagcggctgaggggggaaaggaaaggacctgaggctgttaggaattgtgggagttgaagttcaaaacatctggagagtccaagtttgcccatgcttgatctagcaAAAGCATGGATCTCTATGAGGTCTTATTACAACTCCTTGTTGCACCatctgttatatcccagccacctttgggttctgaacctggttcagaaatgaactttgaccaggatgaagcttacttTGTCTTTTCACCCAGTTCCCCTccgagttccttccaattacagaccccagctgtggatagctccgaggtgtccttaattgggagagatactgataacattactcccatggaagaaccagatgttctgagCTCCCCagagaatgtatcctttaacagaaggcaGTTTTTGCAGCAACAGAGATCTCAGACACAGCAGCTTCGAAGGCGTCaacgattggcatctagaggtgatactggatagcagattcccttgggaacctttggagagttgctgttattagatctaacttctataaaaatgtcttgcactgtgaacaagttgtggtgtcaacgtagcgacttcaccgtttccagttccctgatttcaccaagccgagtctcctgttccaggcggccaagccgagccgcgactcccggtttaatccggagtgaattcacgtccttgccttgttcctgaatccagattgcttttagcttcgtcttctgcctgccttgaaatccaagacatcctagtgactttggaccttgttatccactcctgctttcttgttgtttccctgctcaagaactgctcaacagttttgagcgtgtttcagtttctggactttggacaataatattgaacatatttcttcaactctttggactaattcataccattgcttaaaggactattgctcacatcctttccacttattctttccaattcatattattgttttaataaagatattatatgattattggtctctgtttggtttccagtgttcaagctgccttggggtgcaacaccatCACTCTGGTGGGAAGTAGCTAGATCTATCATCCTTCACCACCTTGTAGAGCTAAGTAGATTTTAAGTAGGGTTTGGAGGGATGTTGTGATTGAAGCTATAGTGCCATTAACATAATTATGAGTAGGAAAAAGTAATGTGGTCAAAACCATAACTCATGGCATCCTAGCTGTTTAATAGGATGCCATCTCTAATTTGAAAAAGTTATTGTTTTAGATGACAACATCGAAGAGTCTTTGTTCACCACACTGGCTAGGGAAATCTGagagctgaaatcttctgaataaccTTCCCAGGCTAAGGCAGCGAGGTATTTTGCTAAGTACCACTTGTGGGTTTCTAGATTCTTATATGAGCTGGTCTTTTTTCTAGCCTAATTGCACTGCATCTGAGATTCTTCTGTAGATACGGCATCTCCAAGGACACATGCATGTGAATTGGAAGAAAAGTGACATCCTTGATCAATGTTAagtatagaatgatagaatccaaGATGACTCTTAACTATcactttttaaattgtattctgGAGGATCTTGGAGCTCATTGGAGAGTCCTCAGTGATGGAATCATAATGGGCGATAGATAGCCTTCCCCGAAATACACCTTGCTACTTATTACTCTCTCTGTGCAGCTATAGTCGGTACCAAATCTATCCCAGCAAAGTattcagtgtgttgtcgaaggctctcatggccaggatcactgggttgctgtgagttttccagactgtatggtcatgttccagaagcattctctcatgacgtttcacccacatctatggcaggcatcctcagaggttgtgaggtgttggaaactaggaaagtgtggtttatatatctgtggaaagtccaaggtgggagaaagaactcttgtctgcctgaggtaagtgtgaatcttgcaaccaacctggacaccgcataatgctggactactctaacaaccaccatgtcaaaccacacagagaagccattgaaatccacaagcatgtggacaatttcaacagaaaggaggaaaccatgaaaatgaacaaaatctggctaccaggattatttaaaaatcctctaaaatcaggacaataaataaagaacaacactcagaaaacacaggaattccagacaaataaacaatcagggccagttaactcctcccaacaaaggatccttccagacaggaaacagccaagaccattcaatgctaatcaaactggtcaactgcaacattcacatttgcctcctcctccttcttcttcttcttcttcttcttcttcttcttcttcttcttcttcttattattattattattattattattattattattattattatgatgtttaaggcagacaagagttctttctcccaacttgagcattccacttgcctagtttccaacacctcacaacctctgacgatgcctgccatagatgtggatgaaacgtcagaatgcttctggaacatggccatacagcccggaaaactcaacaaCCCACAGATCACTTTTTTACACAAAAAAATGTGTAAAAAACACATTAACCCCAAACTTTCTTCAGGTATTTAGTCCTGCTTTCCTTACAATAGGGCAGAGATGCCTAAAGTTATCTTTTTGGCTACAGTTCCGGGACCCCTCAGCCAGCATTCTCATTGATTAGAGGATTCTAAGAattatagtttaaaaaacatcttttccAGGTTATCTGGAAGGGGAACGTTACACCTTTCAAACATTATTGAGCTCCCTTTTGCCCAATGCAGCATGACAATCCagcatatgtcgggggtgctttgaatgcgatttcctgcttcttggcagggggttggactggacggcccatgaggtctcttccaactctactattctatgattctatgattctaagtagttTGAGGTGTTGGGAGCTAAAGCACAacaacaagagggatcctctctcctctgcaggagtctaccgtataccatgcagctgtggacaagtctacatagggaccaccaaacgcagcgcacaaacacaagtcaaagaacatgaaaggcactgcagactaattcagccagagaaatcagccatagcagatgaaccaacctggacacagtatattatttgagaacacagaaatgcttgaccactccaacaactatcatgtcagactacccagaaaagccattgaaagccacaaacatgtggacaacttcaacggaaaggaggaaaccatgaaaatgaacaaaatctggctaccagtattaaaaaactaaaaaatcagaacagtaaataagaagcaacactctcaaacatgggaactaggggcagttaacaaagaatgcccccggcagaaagtagctagtagatgtagccattcaatgcaaattagggtgattaactgggaCATTTGCGCTGGCCTCCAGCTGAcaggagttcttccctcaccctggactttccacagatatatatataaacattccttgcttggtttttccatacctcacaacctctaaggatgcctgccatagatgtgggcgaaacgtcaggagagaatgcttctggaacatggccacacagcccgaaagacatacaacaaccctgtgatcatggccatgaaagccttcgacaacacattcaaca
Encoded here:
- the LOC100562275 gene encoding transmembrane protein 121 → MVPPPPINKPHVCLSTTLIMSSMVLMDAYLVEQNQGSRKLGICIMVSVGDICFLIILRYVAVWVGAEVRTAKRGYAMILWFLYVFVLEIKVYFIYQNYKADRKSLDLMARKALTLLLSICIPALYVLLVATEHMEYVRTFKKKEDLRNRLFWVIVDMLDVLDIQANLWEPQKKGLPIWAEGLMFFYCYILLLVLPCVSLCEISMQGISIVPHRMMLYPMLSMLTINITTIFIRGSNMVFFKDIRVSGIFMGKNVLAIALKVCMFVQYRKHLHHTPAGSGTTDPQPHNTTSQQQPVMHLLKPQNQTPCPEGLGQENT